In one Nicotiana sylvestris chromosome 8, ASM39365v2, whole genome shotgun sequence genomic region, the following are encoded:
- the LOC104229061 gene encoding D-xylose-proton symporter-like 3, chloroplastic, producing MASTSLQPLYNPTLSLSKPPLLSLSKKQIFTARSLNQYTRRNCSFMARNNERQLPLLPLGRLRLKVSASSGEEAQSNNAESAYLEEFSWSSVILPFLFPALGGLLFGYDIGATSGATISLQSAELSGTTWYNFSAVQLGLVVSGSLYGALIGSILAYPFADFLGRRRELIIAALLYAAGGSLTAYAPGLGALLLGRLVYGLGIGLAMHGAPLYIAETCPSQIRGTLISLKELAIVLGILLGYFVGSYEINAVGGWRYMFGLSAPIALLMGLGMWSLPPSPRWLLLRAIQSKGPLQGYKEKAIGALSKLRGRPAGDKVSEKQIEDTIISLKTAYSDEEAEGNFLEVFQGPSLKAFIIGGGLVLFQQITGQPSVLYYAGSILQSAGFSAAADAARVSVVIGIFKSLMTAVAVLKADDLGRRPLLIGGVSGIALSLFLLSAYYKFLGSFPFVAVAALLLYVGCYQISFGPISWLMVSEIFPLRTRGKGISLAVLTNFGSNAIVTFAFSPLKEFLGAENLFLLFGAIALLSLLFVVTSVPETKGLSLEEIESKILK from the exons ATGGCTTCCACTAGTCTTCAACCTTTGTACAATCCCACATTATCACTCTCAAAACCACCATTGCTGAGTCTGTCGAAGAAGCAAATTTTCACTGCTAGGAGCCTAAATCAATATACAAGAAGAAATTGCTCATTCATGGCAAGGAACAATGAAAGACAATTGCCATTACTGCCTCTTGGCAGGCTCAGACTGAAG GTTTCGGCATCTTCAGGAGAAGAAGCTCAGTCGAATAATGCTGAATCGGCGTATCTAGAGGAATTCAGTTGGTCTTCTGTTATTTTGCC ATTTCTCTTCCCGGCCCTAGGCGGTTTATTATTTGGCTATGATATAGGTGCAACCTCAGGTGCTACCATCTCATTGCAG TCAGCTGAGCTTAGTGGAACGACTTGGTACAACTTCTCTGCTGTTCAGCTTGGTCTTGTG GTCAGTGGTTCCCTTTATGGAGCTCTTATTGGCTCCATACTTGCCTACCCATTCGCTGATTTCTTAG GGAGGAGGAGGGAACTGATCATAGCAGCCCTTTTATATGCGGCTGGTGGGTCACTAACTGCCTATGCTCCAGGACTAGGGGCACTTTTGTTGGGCCGGCTTGTTTATGGGCTTGGAATTGGTTTG GCAATGCATGGAGCACCTCTATATATAGCAGAGACTTGTCCATCCCAAATCAGAGGAACATTAATCTCTTTAAAGGAGCTGGCAATAGTACTGGGTATTTTG CTGGGTTATTTTGTAGGTAGCTATGAAATTAATGCCGTAGGAGGGTGGCGTTACATGTTTGGATTAAGTGCTCCAATTGCTTTACTTATGGGACTTGGCATGTGGAGTCTCCCTCCCTCTCCCAGATGGTTACTTCTGAGGGCAATTCAAAGTAAAGGGCCACTGCAGGGATACAAAGAGAAGGCCATTGGTGCATTGAGCAAACTAAGAGGCCGCCCTGCTGGTGACAAAGTATCTGAAAAACAAATAGAAGATACGATTATCTCATTGAAAACTGCCTACTCAGATGAAGAAGCTGAAGGAAATTTTCTGGAGGTATTTCAGGGGCCAAGCTTGAAAGCATTTATAATTGGCGGAGGTTTGGTCCTTTTTCAACAG ATAACTGGGCAGCCAAGCGTTCTATATTATGCTGGTTCAATTCTTCAG AGTGCTGGTTTTTCTGCGGCTGCGGATGCTGCTCGAGTTTCAGTCGTTATTGGTATATTTAAG TCACTAATGACGGCAGTTGCTGTCCTAAAAGCTGATGACCTTGGGAGAAGGCCATTGTTAATTGGAGGAGTCAGTGGAATT GCCCTATCGCTGTTTCTTCTTTCAGCTTATTATAAATTTCTTGGGAGTTTTCCttttgttgctgttgctgctcTGCTTCTCTATGTGGGATGTTACCAG ATATCTTTTGGGCCTATTAGCTGGCTTATGGTATCAGAAATATTCCCACTCCGCACCAGAGGGAAGGGGATAAGTCTAGCTGTTCTCACGAATTTTGGTTCTAATGCAATCGTAACCTTTGCTTTCTCACCTCTGAAG GAGTTTCTTGGGGCAGAAAATCTTTTCCTTCTGTTTGGAGCGATTGCTTTGTTGTCACTTCTGTTTGTGGTCACCTCTGTTCCAGAGACTAAAGGCTTGAGCTTGGAAGAAATTGAGTCCAAAATCTTGAAATGA